In the Hyla sarda isolate aHylSar1 chromosome 9, aHylSar1.hap1, whole genome shotgun sequence genome, TTTGGCTTTATTCTGTGCAAAATTGATGACGTCGACTTTGTGAGTTTCATCTCTGCAGAAACACAAGGGTGAAATGAGGAACATGTCCGCGCTGCGATACCAGACGCCTACCTACCAATCCTGAGGAGGCTATTCATTTATAAGAGGACAATGTGACAACACGACAGAGGGCAGCCGCATGGTGATCGCATTACACCACAGGGAGACCTGGAGCCCCgcatctacttaaaggggtattccaggccaaaacttttttttttttttttttatatatcaactcgctccggaaagttaaacagatttgtaaattacttctattaaaaaaatcttaatccttccaatatttattagcttctgaagttgagttgttttctgtctaactgctctctgatgactcacatcccggaagctgtgcagttcctatggggatattctcccatcatgcacagctcccgggacgcgacatcatcattgagcagttagacagaagacttcagaagctaataactattggaaggattaagatttttaaatagaagtaatttacaaatctgtttaactttccggagccagttgagagatagacagaatatatatatataaattatatataatatattatattaatatattacatatacatatatatatatatatatatatatatatgttttgcctggaatacccatttaaccatTTGTTCTACAATATAAAACAAGAAGCTTCTTACTTGACCAAGGGGCCGGGGAACGTTCTCATCTGCTCCTGTTCTGGGCTGTTCTGCAGAATAACCTGGACACAaaaagaaaattagaaaaaaaaggaaaaaacggccCGGGATAGGGGAAGGTGAAGCAGAATGTTAAGATAACCGGACACTTCTCTCAAAATGGATCTGACATGGATTCCATCCTGTCGTTCATGGTGTGAACGGGACCTTTGGCAAGCGAAGTATATTTATTAGAGCATCAGACTTTCTGTTCTCCGGTCTTCTCTGATACGTTATTATTAAAGGAGATAGCCAAGAGTTAAACAAACATACATAATTGCCTACATgcagaaacagcaccacccttAACAACCCTCGGGTTGGGTTTGGAATTACAGCTCATTGcagtcacttcaatgaaactgagctgtaataccacacacaacctgaggacaagtggggcgcTAGTTGCAGCTATGGTTTTCTTATCCGGTaggacccctttaagtaaggTCAAGTCGATCACATAACAGACCCTGACCGTACAGAGGTTACACTGGGCCTCACCTCCATATTGTGGATCTCCACTAATGTCGGCTGCCCGTCAGAGGGTAAGTTGGGAAGCACTTTGATTAGATGTCCCCCAGGACCAAACCTGGCACATACATGAGGGCTGCCAAACTTCTCTGGGGTCAGCGATCTAGAAGGAACTGCAGAAAAACCAAGGGTTAAACCCTCTTGCAGGGGCATTAGGTCCCGTCCCATCCACAACGCGCTGCAGCTCCATATAGTATACGCCGTAGCTCCATATAGTATACGCCGTAGCGATCAGAAGTttgagcaccccaggtaaaaatttgtattaatgtgcataaagaagccaaggaaagatggaaaaacctccaaaaggcatcaaattacagattagacattcttataatatgtcaccataagttacattttatttccatcatttacactttcaaaataacagaaaacaaaaaaatggtgtcaaaATGGCgtcaatttatagcatgcactgccccctttacaaagctgagacctgccagtgtcatggattgttctcaatcatcatctgggagcaatgagaccaataggtcaaagaAAGACCCAAAAACTGTCcgggaaccagaagaaaaaaaacaaactgaacacaccctcggacagagaaccaaagggggagaaaaaaaaaaaataaaaaaaaaaaaaataaaaaataaaaaaaataaaaagggcgggagctgtgtcccccaatggatccttcgagaaagattttacggtaagtgttaaaaagtctccttttctctatcggctccattgggggacacagaccgtgggacgtaccaaagccatcccttgggtgggcagataagtaatcaggcagacagccggtccactgccgcctgcaacactttacagcccagactagcatcagccgatgcgaaagtatgaactcggtaaaaACCTAGAGAAAGTATGCAAAGacaaccaggtagccgccttgcaaatctgcgagaccgaggctctattctggagagcccaggatgccccaacagaacgagtggaatgagccacaaccttcaaaaggaggaatcttccccttacagcgaaggCTTCCAagatggcagaccggatccaccgagaaatggtggccttggaatcaggttgtcccttgcgacgaccttccttaaggacgaaaaaggaatcacactgatgaaacgaagaagtgaaggagagataagaccgaacagctcgAACTacgtccagcttgtgtagtaagcgttTCTTAGAATGAGAAGGAaccggacaaaaggacgggaggacaatgtcctcattgagatgaaaggccgagaccaccttaggtaaaaaggaaggatctggccggaaaacgaccttgtccaggtggatcaccagaaaccgagaacggcaggaaaaagctgccagttcagacaccctcTGGATGGAAGTGATAGCCGCAAGAAATGCCACTtttcaagaaaggaggcggaaagacacctctctaaggggctcaaagtgtgcaccctggagggcactcagaaccaaattcaagtcccaagaggGAGAATGTGACCGATCAGGAGAAACAgggtgcgccactccttgcaggaaggatcggacatgaagattagaagccaggggccgctggaaaagaacagtaagggccaaaacctgacctttaagagaactgagagacaaccccagttccgaccctaactgcaaaaaggagagaagacgcggGACCGAGgtggtcaccggggagaagtcctgagcttcacaccaacgaaaataataCCACGAAGTACGGTGgtaaaaagcgatccctcggaagggaggcgaattcgatccggtaaccgttggacaccacgtccctgacccaagggtcctgaatgtgtgaggtccagatgtctcggaaaaaACAAGAGACATCCTCCCACCCGAAAATAAactgcgggtgggggcctcacttcatgcagaagtgggtttgcggttgcccggtttgggcggttggagtccgacttccaaaaCGGGCGTGCCTGGAACGAGGGACCCTTATTGGGGCCAGAGGACCGAAAGGAAaaagacttcctttgggaagtagggcaagCCTtagtttgaggtaacaaggaactcttacctcccattgcctcagagataatctcatcaaggcgtttgccaaaaagacggccgcccGGAAGAGGAAGCTCagcgagagaccttttggaagcggcaccGCATTACAAGCTTTAAGCTACATAGAGCAGCGgagggccgctaggtgacccaaaggcagaacaacgggctgactgcatggaagctgcgcacagaaagtccccaacTTTAGCGCATtgaagagccagagcagatagatcctctgggaggggggggggggatcccgctaagatatcctgatggagcttttggcaccatgTCGAGGCTAACATGGGaataagagaagagccagctgcttcagaagcgaaCTTCGCTAAAGATTCTACCTACTTGTCCGCGGGATCCATGAAGgtagcggcatctgccagaggcagagatccgggagattggtggatccacagagggaggggaagccaccttagcgacaaggtccttgtcaaatggataacgttcttgaattgtcttgattcccgggaatctcttgtctggatgtttccatgcggattccagaaGGTCATCAAAGTCAGCAAGAGCTGAACCTTTTTTTAGGTGCTGGCTTAGTACGATGAAatgatactcctggattgacatccgaagatcctgggtcctccaagataaagggtgtctcttatggctgtcaccaaggAGTTCACCAtagcaattgagtccgagcgggTCAGACGCCGGTTCGGAAGCCTCGTTCgctagttcaccaggggaatgtgaatAAGTAGAGGCAGTCTTGTAGGGGGGGCAATccagaccgggtacgcggctctggcgtggcagagtggtgactccgagaacgtcctctagaggagcgacgtttgtgcccagataatAGGGAGGGGCGGGACCCGTGAGGGGAACGCCCACGTCTAtccgaagactcaatggaagagtcagacgaggcacccctagcacgcttgtgagagcgtgaggtaCGAGAGGTCCTGCGCTGGGATGACCCCTTCAAAGCGGACACCATTtcgcgggaggcctcagccaccaaaTGAGAGACTTGGAACAAGTCAGCAATACGCTGGGTCAGGGAAGAATCCCAGGCtggaggagcggctgaacccaccgggaccgaaggggcatcagggggtctgggggagcagaggagcaggcagagcaaacTGGCTCAGCGGAGCCAGGCATCTTggattacagtgcttacaggtaTAGTAAGTCACTAATttcccaggtttctgtttagagggatgaACAGCCcagggtacggacataatggggtaaaaaggagaagacAGGCACTTTCTCCCGCAGATCTGTGTCCCCTGtccgctgcagtgaggagaaattGCTCCGTGCAGCTAGCTAGACTCATgaggccagccaatagggaggGAGGGGTGTGCCTGGAGCAAGGCACAAAGTAACTGACCCCTAAACACAGAACATCGCGCCCGCTCCTTGTGCCGAGCGCCCATCTGACtgtatatgcgctcgggggaacgGAGCGGGCGGCCAGAGCACCAGCAGCCTCTGCAGGCGAAATGAAAGTAAAACTGAGCCGACGCTGAAGCTGaaaacacacaccacacacaaagGATTTTTTGTAATATATGCCCCCTTAGTGTAACTGCTCCCCCAGCAAATGCAGCCCCTTAAAAtaaggtgggccaaaacagggggtctccagaggttgcaaggctgTACCTGTGGAAAgaggtacttacctcagtcagaagaacttacctaatggagtcttcagtgaagtcttcagccagcttttggtCCCTGCATCacacctggctgctatgcgcgagcgaggcgagtagagacatagggggacccggacccatgaggtaccactcAGGCGCTGatcgttggcgagggggggggttaacagcgcatatacgcaatgtctgtgcccccttactcacaatggggaaacagggaaccgcagtccctgagtccccacctgaaaacagaaagaaaaaggaataagaaactaacacgtccctatactagggggaaaaaaaaaaaaaacagacctggTCTGGATAGGCCAGAccagtccacctccttcagacactaagcttaaactgactagctcagagcctggaggcgggtatatcctgctgggaggagctaacttttttttattaccatagtgtcacacctcctagagacagcaagatacacccacggtctgtgtcccccaatggagccgatagagaaacctcgtctacgtcctcaccacaaaaatctgtgtttgaactttgcaaatgaacatatagacaagcctgatgcattttgaaaaccagttctgtggaccgatgaggttaaaatttaactttttggccggaatgagcaaaggtacttttgtagaagaaggggaacagaatttaatgaaaagaacctctgtccaactgttaagcatgggggtggatcaatcatgctttggggttgtattgcagccagtggcacagggaacatctcacgagtagaaggaaaaatggattcaataaaatttcagcaaattttggatgctaacttgatgcaatctgtgaaaaagctgaagttaaagagaggatggcttctacaaatggataatgatcctaaacacacctcgaaatccacgggggattacatcaagaggtgtaaactgaaggttttgccatggccttcacaatctcctgacctcaacataattgaaaatctatggatagaccttaaaagagcagtgcgtgacagacagcccagaaatctcaaagaactggaagacttttgtaaggaagaatgggcaaagatacctcaaacaagaactgaaagactcttggctggctacaaaaggcgtttacaagctgtgatacttgccaaagggggcagtacaagatattaactctgcagggtgcacaaacttttgcagacgccattttgctttctgttatttgtgtaaatgatggaaataaaatctaacttttgttgacatattataataatgtctaatctgtaatctgatgccttttggagatttttccatctttccttggcttctttttgcacattaataaaaattttcacctgaggtgcccaaacttttgatccccactgtacgttGCAGCTCCGTATAGTATACGCTGTAGCTCCATATAGTATACGCTGTATAGTATACGCTGTAGCTCCGTATAGTATACGCTGTATAGTATATGCTGTAGCTCCATATAGTATACGCTGTATAGTATATGCTGTAGCTCCGTATAGTATACGCTGTATAGTATATGCTGTAGCTCCACACCGCATACGCCGTAGCTCCGTATAGTATACGCTGTGTAGTATACGCCATAGCTCCGTATAGTATACGCTGTAGCTCCATATAGTATACGCTGTTGCAATAGTTTTATCCTTTTCTCCCTTCAGTGAATGAGATTATCTCCCCCTTATACACAAATAACAGACCCTCTTCACTGAAGTATTCAGGATGGTGCTCACCTTGTTCCACAGGCTGCCAGTCATTGCTGCCTGGGTAACCATATTGATAGCCGTCCAGTGACTGCTGGGTGCTGTAGTCATTGGGATACATGCTGTAGGAGTAGTCCTGCAGTGGGGGGTTGGGTACCTGAGCACCATAGGAATTAGCAGTGAGGTCCTGTTCACTCTTGTAGACCTGGCTCTGGAGAAACACTGTCACGTTAAATATTCATCTCTCGGCTTCTTTACCAGCTCAGGGGAAAGGACACGTTCACAGTAACGCACCTGCTGCGAGCGAGAACTGAAGCTGCTGCGACGACTATGGTTGCTGCGTTCGCTGTGCACACTTCGGGCCGAGTGTTCACTGTGCACACTGCGCCGGTCATAATCGTCCTTCACAAGATCCCTCCGAGCATCCGGCTCATCATCAAAACCGCCAACATAGCGGGGGTCATACTGCCAGCGATCCTCATACACATTGTATCTATGACGGGGGAGACAAGTCAGCCActaactgctgcagaacctcatggcGTCCACACTGGTTTACTCAGTGTCATATTCACCTGCTGGTGTATGCGTAGGGAACCTTCCTGCTGTAAACGTCCTCCCGGCTGCCGTACATATAGTTCCAGTAACTGCTTTGTGGGTCCCTGTACCCGGGGTCATAGGCTCCTGGATACCGGTCCCATCTGGAAGGGTCTAGAGAGAAGAGAATATTACCTGGTGCCATCTCAGTCCCCGCCAGGTATACAGAATACAGTCACCTGCTTGGTCTACTCACCTCCATACTCATACTGACTCTGGTAATAGTCATAGTAATTCCCCGGAGCGGTGTACCCCTGTCTATAGGAGGGAAAGCAGAAAGTGGGGTCAAAGAGGAGTCTCTCTAAGGAGTCTGGTGATAAAAcatatgcaaaagaaaaaaaaaagaaacgtgACTGCAGCACTCTAatataggttaaaaaaaactgtggaaaatttttaaatataaaatctCTCTTGTTGCCGAGACCACCCAATCAACTAAAAACATACCCCTTATTGTGAGCGCCCATATCTTATATGTCTGATAAAAAgacatgtggtcatgtgacaaaCCTCGAGGACGGTCGATCTGAGCAGTGACTGGATCTGGAGCTGGGCCGCTCGGGTTCCTGGTACTTTGCAGGGTTCACAAAGCCAGGGTTACTGTACTGTCTGTACGCGGGGTCATACGCTCCATAGGAGTCCTGCAGGAGGAAACCATCACAAGGCACTTTATACAGTCTTCATTTTCTcttttaggctgtattcacacacagTATCCTGTCCATATTTCATGCTGTGTTGAGTTATTTATTTACAATGAACTCTGCAGCATTaagtctgcgcagaatactgtacatgtgaatacaccccttAGAGTAGGGTGAGACgtagcacatccgcagcgtatttccaTAGAGTGAGCTCCTtgctgtgtctgcacgtagcaacAATCCGCCGCTAgggcagacacacagggatcccCCAGTCCAAAGAATACTGCGCACACTTGCAGTTTACTTTcagacatcgcggccgctcttggCCAAGCTCAGGGAGCAGGAGGAGTGATCACAATGTCTGAGCGTAAACTGTGCGCAGATTCCTGTGTGTCTGCTATAAACGGCAGATTGCTGCTACGTGCAGGACACACGgacagagcagtgatgtcactctaAGGACGTCATCAGCGCATCTGCATTGCGAAATACACTGCATATAAAAATGGACCTAAGAAAATACGATACGTGAGCACGTATGTCTACATCCACTTGTCTGTAAGGTGCATAATGTATTAAAGCCTCTATCACCCCATTACCTGTATAGGTGACTGGTACAGGTTATAACATTTCTGGTTCCTCTTATTCCAGTCTCCCTTTATTATCAGTAAACCTCCCCACGGGGTCCCACACACTGCAGAGCTTACCTGGTAGTACAGATGAGGTGCCCGGGGGTCCACAGTTGGGTACGGCTGCTGGTATGCAGAGGGGTAAGCTCCATAACCTCTATAGTAATAATACGGATCGGCTTGCTGAGGAGTCTGAGAAGCTGGAGGTCTTGACGGATCTGGATACCCTGCTGGGGGGATGGGGTTGACTGGTGCAGATGGGGCAGTCACTGGCTGACCAGGATACGGTGGGTGTTCAGGATAGCCGTATTTAACCCCATGCTCTGTAGTGCCTCCATAATGAAGGCTGGCGCTGTTCTGAGCAGCGAGTATAGGACCTTCTGTTTGCTGGGGGTAAGCAGTGGGCTTACTGGTCTGTACTGGCGGTGCTGGGGGCTGAGATGCAGGGGTCATGTATTCATGAGGAACCCCCAGTCCAGGTTGTGATGTCTCCACTGAAGGTTGGGACTGAGTGTCTTTAGTGACCTGCTGGTAAAAAAACTGTTTGTTATTGTCAGGGCCAGGCTGGAAATTAGGGAGACCTCCCACCTGATTGGTATAGGGCGGAGCGTCTCCTGGAGGTCTATTCAGTACAGACATCAGTCCATTGGTGTTGTGACTGATAGGCACACGTGGAACAGTGAAGTCTAATGCCCCTGCATTCTCAGATTTGGTGCCACCAGTACTGAGCAGTGGGGCGTACATCCCGGCTCCGTTATCCATCGGTAGATTCGTTGCGGAGCCGGGGGACGCAGGCTTACATATGGACTCGCCAGCCGAACTCTCAGTCTTAGTTTTCTGATTTTCAGTCGCTAAATTAAGAGGAATTTGGTTAGAAGAGACTAGCGCATTCTGGTGATTGGGGAAGGATTCGGAGAAGAGCTCAATGCCGGCGGCAGATTTATTTGCCAAATTGGAGGCTGGGAGCGGCTTATGAGGAGGTCCAAGCTGCACAAGAGAGGCCGAAGAGCTGGGATCTGCTGGGAACCCGCCAGAAGGAAGCGGCTTGTCAGAAGCAGAGGAGAAGTCTTTAGCAGAATTAAGGTTCTTAATTTGATTGGGTAAAGAAAGAGAGAAATTAACCGGTTGTGCCAAATTATAGGCTTTACTAGGCGGGGCGATCAGAATAGGCTGATTCTGCAGGGTCTCAGTAGGCGGAGAAGACAACAAACTAGCATAACCAGAACTTGCCTGGGACTGGGTCTGTTCCTCCTCGGCCATCTTTGGAGGATTCTCCAGGTTCTCTGAGGATACGTGCTCCTCGGGTGAAGCAGATAATTGGCCCTGATCCTCCTGGCCATGTTGGGCCTCCACCGAGCTATCCTCCGGAGGCTGAATCACTTCAGTCTGAGGCTTTGGAGGGACATAGACAGCCGGGGCTGGAGGGGCCAGAAGGACATTGCCCCCAAAGTTAGGCAGCTCTCCTTGTGCCCACAGGGTGGTTGCTGGACTCTCACACTTCTTATTTGACCCATGGGCTCTCGAGGACGGACGCCGCTCTAGAAGTAATATGTTATCCAGTGCTGATCCTCCTGTGAAGTGGTGTCCACTATTGACGGCACAAATTTCAGCGTTTGGTTTACCCAAAAATATTGTTTCCAAATTGTCAGGAGGTTGTTCCAAATTTCCCGGGGAGGCCGCCAGTCCAGCATTGTGGGAAGAGGATGTTGGAGGCAACTTAAGATTCTCACGGATGTCGCTGACTACTTTGGACTGGTCCATTTCAGGAGGTTTGACGCTAGTATGAGCGCGGACAGGTTCAAAGGAGCTGTTCACACTTGGCTGAAAGATTCCTGTCGGTTTTGGTGGACTTGGTGTTGGTGGCTGAGACAGATTTCCATAGTAGACGTTTGGTGTCATACTGTGATCGGTAACATCTCCGGCCAAAGGCGAGGAATCGATCTGCTTAAAGAAACTGGAGGAGTTTTCATTGTCAGGTCGTCCGATCTCCTTCTGAATGAAGGTCCCCTCCAGCTCCTGAGGTCGGGCTGGAACGGGCAAACTCCGATGACTGAGGTTACTATAGTTAGAAGAGACGCTATCCGATCGGACTGGGCGGTGTAAGGAGTCGGGGGCCTCCAGGTTGGGCCCTCCTTCAGGGTGGCTGACAGGATTCTTGGGCAAAGTAGAGCCCAGAATGGGTGCGTATCTGAAGACCTCAGGGTTGACTCCTGCAGAAAACAGACTGTTATTAGGAGGCTCATTGGGCAGAACCTCGATATTCTCCACATTATCGTACAGCAGCTCGGAGACAGCCTTCACCTCTGCAGGGTGATTCCctgtgttttcatttttccatgGGACATGAGGATCCTGAAAAGTGCTGGCACTTGGTTGAGTGTTCAGATGAGCGCTCGGAGCGCTGGGATGTAAAGGCAAGTATGATGGGACATGGGGCGATGCACCTGGGGGGGCAGTTAATGGGTGTATGTTCCCAGGGTGCCCCAGGTTGTGGTGGTAAGCAATATCCACGGATTGCCTCCTGGACACATGCTGCTGGTCCGTGGACGGGATCTCCACATTTTCAGCTTCATCTCCTTTAAAGAACATGGATACGGTCCCAGAATCTGAGTCATTAGCGGCTTGGGGCCAGGGTCTTGCAGGTTCACTTTGTGGCCGGTCTTCTGGCATATGATATGGCGCTCCGGTCTGTACGGTGTTGAGATTGGGTGGCGGACCTTGTTTTGGTGGTTCTGGATACGACTGTTTGAACCAATGCTCAGGATTCTGATTCTGTGGGTAATCCGCTGGCATGACACTGCTGTACGAGGTCACACCATGCTGCTGTACGTGACCTGGTCCACCTCCAAGAGGGAACGTAACCGGGGGAGTCCTTTGGGGTGCTGAAAAGTATCCCGGCTCATTTGTTTGGGGAGGAGACACCTCTAAATACGGAGGGGAGTAGTAGGGCGCAGTGTACGCCGGGTGCTGGGCTGCAGGGATGTGTTGCGTGGAGGTAGGTGGAGCGGCCTGGAGAGATGACCATGGTGCAGTGGTTTGCTGAGATGTGGCAGGAGGATAAGGCTGTAGTAAAGGTGCACTCCTGCTGTTATTATTCATTTCCATATTAACACTTTGCCTGCTCTGAGATCTGCCCGGCCCAGACGTGTTCTCTATTCCTCCTGCCACGTTCTGTGGAGACGACGCTGCAGGGTGACTGATCGGGGGTGAAGCCATGTTATTGGTGAAATGTCCGCCCTGCACAGATGGAGCAGACACATAATTAAGTGAGGGCCCAGCTGCCATTCGTTGAGATGACCCCGGTAATGACAACTGAGCTCCGTCACCAGAGGAGGAGACAGGCTGGGGGTGCAATGATAGCGAAGAGCTCTGTGTGGTAAAAACATTAGCATTCGATGGCGGTATATTAGATGGCGGTATGTTAGATGGCGGTATGTTCTGGGGGGTCATTCTGCCAAAAGCAAAAGGGTCTGTGACAGGTTGCACTAGAGGGGGCGCCATTGCTGAAGGGGTAGGTGTTCTTTTACGCCAGTAGGGAGTAGTGGTCATTCCCATGCGAGGAGGAGGCGCCCCTGCCCCTGGAGGACCAGCTTGAGGAGGAGGCTGCATCTTCTTCCCTTCAGAAGACGTTTCAGATTTTTCTCTGTAGAATCAATAGAGCTGCAGAACGTCACCTGCGGAGGAGAAGACAAGACAGTAAGACGAGCGGTGCGGGACAAGACAAGACAGCAAGACGAGCGGTGCGGGACAAGACAAGACAGCAAGACGAGCGGTGCGGGACAAGACAAGACAGCAAGACGAGCGGTGCGGGACAAGACAAGACAGCAAGACGAGCGGTGCGGGACAAGACAAGACAGCAAGACGAGCGGTGCGGGACAAGACAAGACAGCAAGACGAGCGGTGCGGGACAAGACAAGACAGCAAGACGAGCGGTGCGGGACAAGACAAGACAGCAAGACGAGCGGTGCGGGACAAGACAGCAAGACGAGCGGTGCGGGACAAGACAGCAAGACGAGCGGTGCGGGACAAGACAGCAAGACGAGCGGTGCGGGACAAGACAGCAAGACGAGCGGTGCGGGACAAGACAGCAAGACGAGCGGTGCGGGACAAGACAGCAAGACGAGCGGTGCGGGACAAGACAGCAAGACGAGCGGTGCGGGACAAGACAGCAAGACGAGCGGTGCGGGACAAGACAGCAAGACGAGCGGTGCGGGACAAGACAGCAAGACGAGCGGTGCGGGACAAGACAGCAAGACGAGCGGTGCGGGACAAGACAGCAAGACGAGCGGTGCGGGACAAGACAGCAAGACGAGCGG is a window encoding:
- the SEC16A gene encoding protein transport protein Sec16A isoform X2 — encoded protein: MQPPPQAGPPGAGAPPPRMGMTTTPYWRKRTPTPSAMAPPLVQPVTDPFAFGRMTPQNIPPSNIPPSNIPPSNANVFTTQSSSLSLHPQPVSSSGDGAQLSLPGSSQRMAAGPSLNYVSAPSVQGGHFTNNMASPPISHPAASSPQNVAGGIENTSGPGRSQSRQSVNMEMNNNSRSAPLLQPYPPATSQQTTAPWSSLQAAPPTSTQHIPAAQHPAYTAPYYSPPYLEVSPPQTNEPGYFSAPQRTPPVTFPLGGGPGHVQQHGVTSYSSVMPADYPQNQNPEHWFKQSYPEPPKQGPPPNLNTVQTGAPYHMPEDRPQSEPARPWPQAANDSDSGTVSMFFKGDEAENVEIPSTDQQHVSRRQSVDIAYHHNLGHPGNIHPLTAPPGASPHVPSYLPLHPSAPSAHLNTQPSASTFQDPHVPWKNENTGNHPAEVKAVSELLYDNVENIEVLPNEPPNNSLFSAGVNPEVFRYAPILGSTLPKNPVSHPEGGPNLEAPDSLHRPVRSDSVSSNYSNLSHRSLPVPARPQELEGTFIQKEIGRPDNENSSSFFKQIDSSPLAGDVTDHSMTPNVYYGNLSQPPTPSPPKPTGIFQPSVNSSFEPVRAHTSVKPPEMDQSKVVSDIRENLKLPPTSSSHNAGLAASPGNLEQPPDNLETIFLGKPNAEICAVNSGHHFTGGSALDNILLLERRPSSRAHGSNKKCESPATTLWAQGELPNFGGNVLLAPPAPAVYVPPKPQTEVIQPPEDSSVEAQHGQEDQGQLSASPEEHVSSENLENPPKMAEEEQTQSQASSGYASLLSSPPTETLQNQPILIAPPSKAYNLAQPVNFSLSLPNQIKNLNSAKDFSSASDKPLPSGGFPADPSSSASLVQLGPPHKPLPASNLANKSAAGIELFSESFPNHQNALVSSNQIPLNLATENQKTKTESSAGESICKPASPGSATNLPMDNGAGMYAPLLSTGGTKSENAGALDFTVPRVPISHNTNGLMSVLNRPPGDAPPYTNQVGGLPNFQPGPDNNKQFFYQQVTKDTQSQPSVETSQPGLGVPHEYMTPASQPPAPPVQTSKPTAYPQQTEGPILAAQNSASLHYGGTTEHGVKYGYPEHPPYPGQPVTAPSAPVNPIPPAGYPDPSRPPASQTPQQADPYYYYRGYGAYPSAYQQPYPTVDPRAPHLYYQDSYGAYDPAYRQYSNPGFVNPAKYQEPERPSSRSSHCSDRPSSRQGYTAPGNYYDYYQSQYEYGDPSRWDRYPGAYDPGYRDPQSSYWNYMYGSREDVYSRKVPYAYTSRYNVYEDRWQYDPRYVGGFDDEPDARRDLVKDDYDRRSVHSEHSARSVHSERSNHSRRSSFSSRSQQSQVYKSEQDLTANSYGAQVPNPPLQDYSYSMYPNDYSTQQSLDGYQYGYPGSNDWQPVEQVPSRSLTPEKFGSPHVCARFGPGGHLIKVLPNLPSDGQPTLVEIHNMEVILQNSPEQEQMRTFPGPLVKDETHKVDVINFAQNKAKECSQNDNLLDHESARLLWDFIVLMCRQNGTVVGTDIAELLLQDHKTVWLPGKSPNEANLIDFTNEPLEHEEESGASQLSFLTDTLPNAGVVLEKETERFRELLLFGRKKDALESAMKHGLWGHALLLASKMDSRTHARVMTRFANSLPINDPLQTVYQLLSGRMPAAATCCGDEKWGDWRPHLAMVLSNLTNNVDVPTRTIVTMGDTLASRGLLEAAHFCYLMAQVGFGIFTKKSTKLVLIGSNHSLPFAKFASNESIQRTEAYEYAQSLGAQTISLPNIQVFKFIYACRLAEYGLSAQAFHYCEVISKTIIKHPSYYSPVLVGQLLEVSSHLRFFDPQLKEKPEQELFVEPPWLLHLRHLDMQMKQGTVVYNTGRTTPQQYACSTPSSEHDHVSQSDGITAAHEVPAATDNPLLTNFLPSVVSAPGVQLALPGPDNTATFYQPPPVSEPPSSVPPQIYAPSPMLAPPLPGQGFVPVSSEQVPTYPPAPMESAQSPQPAESLEQWSPDPALQRPPTNSPTKTTFHDTGFDFYGEMAKMAPGHRSRTVSQSSSHMRRTRTTSESSTHSIGSTRRSSVGMQPSPPPIPEVKKTEPKKEPKSNAAHGSGRSWFGWLTRKGKNEAHLPDDRNKSIVWDETRQRWINQDEPEGEDNKPLPPPPSSMPKRPLAAPVGPGAPFAPPNPSVNVFSIKAGGARARYVDVLNPGGNKTTNSVPPPADLFAPLAPMPILTNLFVPNAVPEESQPPVGSEAEMAQQSEQPSMDGTAQTQFFSTAPVLDLPAPNHEDVPSGEGSGDVAPAGGPPPPPPATAVPPPPAAAVPFYNPASFAQSPASSGLARSGRLGQRKYPTLK